The Haloterrigena turkmenica DSM 5511 genome includes the window GGGAGGATCCGTACGGCCCGTTCGAACTCGCGACGATGGGCGTGACGGTGGTCCCAGAGAGCGCTCGAACCGAGGACCGCGAGGCGTTCAACACGAATCCGATCGGCTCGGGACCGTTCACCTTCGCCGAACTCCAAGAGAACGAGTACGTCGAGATCGAACGCAACGACGACTACTGGGACGACCTCGAGCCGAACCTCCAGCGGGTCCGCTTCGAAGCTCACGACGACAACGCGGGTCGCGTCTCCGACATCCGGTCGGGGAACACCGACGCCATCGCCGGCGTGCCCAACGAGGACTGGAGCGTCCTCGAGAACGAGGAGAACGTCACTCTTCATTCGGCGGAGAGTCCGACGTTCATGTACATGGCGTTTAATTGTAACGAGGGGCCGACAACGAGTCCCGAAGTGCGGCGAGCGATCGCCCACTCGTTCTCGATGTCGGACTTCATCGAGTCGAACGCCGCGAACGTGGCGTCGCCGATGTACAGTCCGATCCCGCCCGTCGTCAATGAGGTCTGGGGCTTCCCCGAGGACGAGTATCAGGAACTGTTGCCGTCGTACGACCCCGAGGAGGCGCAGTCGCTACTCGACGAACACGCGCCCGACGGCTTCACGCCGACGATCATCACGCCGGAGGGAATCCGCGCCCAGTTAGCCGAACGGATCGCGACTCGGTTGGACGAGATCGGGTACGGTGCGGACGTACAGGTACTGGACTTCGCGACGCTGGTCGACACCTACACCAGCGGAAGCGCCGACGACTACCAGATGTACCTGCTGGGCTGGACCGGCGGTCCCGATCCGGACTACTACCTCTACCCGCTGTTCCACGAGAGTCAGGCGGGAACGAATCAGGGCCACTTCTACGGCGGGAGCGACGGGTTCCACGAGGCGATCGCCGAGGGACGCAACTCCGCTGGACAGGAGGAGCGCTACGACATTTACGAGCCCGTCATCCGAGAGATCGTCGAACAACTGCCTGCCCTCCCGGCGTTCACGCAGGACAACACGATGGCCTCGCGCAACTACGTCCAGGACCTGCAGGCACACCCGGAAGTGACGCGGAACCCGACGCTCGTCGCAGAGTATACGAACGTATCGATGGAGTGATCTGGCGACCCGACGCCGCGTCCCGGTTCCGAACGGTTCCGCACGGATCAGGAGGCGGCCGACCGGGGGCCACGAAACGACCGACCGACTCGCGAACACATGAAACTGCTCAAGTACACGATACATAGAGTCTTGCAGGCGATTCCCGTCCTGATCGGGATCTCCGTCATCACGTTCCTCCTCGCGAACCTCGGACCGGGCGATCCGGTCAGCCTCATGCTGCAGGGACAGGAACACAGCGAGGAACTGGTTCGATCGATCGAACAGCGGTACGGACTCGATAGACCGCTGCACGAACGGTACCTGACGTATATGGCCGGCCTCGTACAGGGTGACCTCGGCCGGAGCATCCACTACCAGCGACCGGTCGCCGGCCTCATGCTGGATCGGCTCGGACCGACGCTCCTGCTGGTGCTGTCGGCGTACGCGTTCGCGCTGGTCACGGCGATACCGCTCGGCGTTATCGCCGCCGACAGACGTAACGAACCGACCGATCACGTCTCGAGAATCGTCGCGCTCGTCGGCGTCAGTACCCCGTCGTTCTGGATCGGGATCGTCCTGATCCTCGTCTTCGCGGTCAAACTCGGGTGGCTTCCCTCGAGCGGGCTCGTCTACCCGTGGCGACCGCCGAGCGCCTACCGGTGGATCGACGGCCACCTTGAGCTGTACTATCAGTCGTTGCGGCACCTGCTGCTTCCGATGATCGCGCTGGGAACCCTGCAGATGGCGACGATCATGCGCGTCGAGCGCACGCAGATGATCGAGTCGCTGCAGGGCGAGTACGTCAGGCTGGCTCGCGCGTACGGCGTCCCCGAGCGGACGGTCCTGCGGAAGCACGCCTTTCAGCCGGCACAGCTCCCGATCATCACAATCGTCGGTCTCAACCTCTCGACCGCGATCGGCGGCGCGGTGCTGGTCGAAACGGTCTTCGACATCAACGGGATGGGACGGCTGTTCATCGACGCGATCCAGTCGAACGACTATCAGTTGGTGATGGGGATCACGATGACGCTCGGCGCGCTGTTCGTGATCGGCGTCATCATCACGGACATCTCGTACGCGTACATCGACCCGCGAGTCACCTACGGTGAGAGAAACTAACCATGGCAGTCGGCGAATCACAACTCGGAGGCGGTACCGACTCGGTATCGGACGAGGAGGACGAGGTCGAAGCTCGCGTCGGCTGGCGGTACACCGTCGCGCGAATCAGACGGGACACGACGGCCCGATGGGGGCTGTACATCGTGACGTTCGTCTTGGTCGTCGCGGTATACGCGCTGATCGACAGCAACCTCTCGCGGCTCACGTTCGGGCAGGTCTCCGACTACACGTTCGCGCAGTTGCTACCGATCTTCGATCACCCCACGCACATCCCGCCGCCGGGCGAGGGACGGCAGAACGTGCCGCCGTACTTCCCGCTCGCCGACCAGCCGTGGAACCCCTTACCGGCAGGCGGCACGCTCGAGTATCCGCTCGGAACCGATCCCGCTGGGCGGGACTACTTCACCCGCATCGTCTACGGCACGCAGGTCTCGGTGTTCGTCGGTCTGGCCTCGACGTTCATCGGACTCTCCGGCGGGACGATCGTCGGCGCGGTCGCCGGCTACTACGGCGGCCGGGTCGACGACGTCCTGATGCGGATCGTCGAGACGGTGTACGCGATCCCGCCGCTGATCCTCATCATCGTCTTCACCGTCTTCGTCGGCGGTGCGAACATCTGGTACGCGGTGCTCGGCGTCGGGATCGCGTTCGTCCCGGTCTTCGCTCGCATCATCCGAAGTCGGGTCCTGAGTATCCGCGAGATGGACTACATCGAGGCGGCCCAGGCGGCCGGCGTGAAGGATCGGAACGTCATCATGCGGCACGTCGTTCCGAACAGCTTCGCGCCGGTGCTGGTGTACGCGACGCTGCAGATCGGCGTGACGATCCTCATCGTCGCCGGACTCTCCTTCCTCGGGTACGGCGCACAGCCGCCGACTCCCGACTGGGGACAGATGCTCAACGTCGCCCACAGCAACCACATGCACTCGAACATCTGGCTCTCGATCTGGCCGGGACTGGCGATCATGATCACCATCATGGGCTTCAACCTGTTCGGCGACGGCTTACAGGACGCCCTCGACCCGCGGATCAACGACTAACATGAGTTCCGAACCACTCCTTCGCGTCGAGAACCTCAAGACGCAGTTCTTCACGGAAGCCGGTACAGTGCGCGCAGTCGACGGGATCTCCTTCGAGGTCCACGAGGGCGAGATCGTCGGCCTCGTCGGCGAGAGCGGCGCCGGCAAGTCGGTCGCCTCGATGAGCCTGCTGCGGCTCGTCGAGGATCCCGGCGAGATCGTTGCCGGCGAGATCACCTACAAGGGCGAGACGATCTTCGGCCTCGAGGAGGGGCCGAACGGCGAACTCCGGGAACGGGACGACGTGCTCTCGAACGAGGAGATCCGGACCCGGATCCGGGGTAACGAGATCGCCGTCATCTTTCAGGACCCGATGGAGTCGCTCAACCCCGTCTTCACGGTGGGCGGCCAGCTCCGGGAGTTCATCGAACTCAACCGCGGACTCCCAGAGGACGAGGCGAAAGCGGAGGCGATCGACATGCTCCGGGAGGTCGGCATCCCCGATCCCGAGCAGCGCTACGAGGAGTACCCACACCAGTTCTCCGGCGGGATGCGCCAGCGCGTGCTCATCGCGATGGCCTTAGCCTGCGAGCCCAGCCTCATCATCGCCGACGAGCCGACGACGGCCCTTGACGTCACCGTGGAGGGCCAGATCCTCGACCTCGTCGACGAGCTCCAGGCGAAGTACGGGACGAGTTTCATCTGGGTCACCCACGATCTGGGCGTCGTCGCGGAGATCTGCGACCGCGTGAACGTCATGTACCTCGGCGAGATCATCGAGCAGGCCTCCGTGGACGACCTGTTCTACGACACCCAACACCCCTACACGAGCGCTCTGCTCGACTCGATGCCCCGCCCCGACCGAACCGTCGACGAGCTCGAGCCCATCGAGGGCGTGATGCCCGAAGCGATCGACCCGCCCTCGGGCTGTCGGTTCCACCCGCGCTGTCCCGACGCGCGGGAGGTCTGCAAGCGGGTTCACCCCGAGCCGAAAGTCGTCGCAGGCGACGGCGAACCCCATCGAGCGGCCTGCGTGAAACACGACGTCTTCGACGTGGGCTACGAGGAGAGCCCGCCGCTCGAGGGCCGCGAGCCGACGTCGAGCGGGGAGGACACCGCCAGCGCCGACTCCGACTCCGGCCTCGCCGCGAACCCGACGGCCGACGACGGCGGAGGTGAGAACCGTGAGTAGCGGGCTTCGGTTGGGCGACGACAGCGGCTACGAGGGGGACGGCCCGCTGCTCGAGCTCGAGGCCGTCTCGAAGTACTTCGCCCAGGAGTCAGGGCTGTTCGCGGGGCTGCAGTTCGAGCCGGACCGGTTCCCGCCGATCAGTATGGACCCCGGGACGGTGCAGGCGGTCGACGACGTCTCCCTCGAGATTCGGCCCGGCGAGACGCTCGGACTCGTCGGCGAATCCGGCTGCGGGAAGAGCACGCTCGGCCGAACGATCCTGCGCCTGCTCGAGCCGACCGAGGGAGACATCTACTTCAAGGGCCGGAATCTGGCCGACCTCGGCGGCGAGGAGCTTCGGCGGACGCGCTCGGACATGCAAATGATCTTTCAGGACCCCCAGTCCTCGCTCGATCCCCGGATGAAGGTCGGCCAGATCATCGAGGAGCCGATGCGGGCC containing:
- a CDS encoding ABC transporter permease, yielding MAVGESQLGGGTDSVSDEEDEVEARVGWRYTVARIRRDTTARWGLYIVTFVLVVAVYALIDSNLSRLTFGQVSDYTFAQLLPIFDHPTHIPPPGEGRQNVPPYFPLADQPWNPLPAGGTLEYPLGTDPAGRDYFTRIVYGTQVSVFVGLASTFIGLSGGTIVGAVAGYYGGRVDDVLMRIVETVYAIPPLILIIVFTVFVGGANIWYAVLGVGIAFVPVFARIIRSRVLSIREMDYIEAAQAAGVKDRNVIMRHVVPNSFAPVLVYATLQIGVTILIVAGLSFLGYGAQPPTPDWGQMLNVAHSNHMHSNIWLSIWPGLAIMITIMGFNLFGDGLQDALDPRIND
- a CDS encoding ABC transporter permease, which translates into the protein MKLLKYTIHRVLQAIPVLIGISVITFLLANLGPGDPVSLMLQGQEHSEELVRSIEQRYGLDRPLHERYLTYMAGLVQGDLGRSIHYQRPVAGLMLDRLGPTLLLVLSAYAFALVTAIPLGVIAADRRNEPTDHVSRIVALVGVSTPSFWIGIVLILVFAVKLGWLPSSGLVYPWRPPSAYRWIDGHLELYYQSLRHLLLPMIALGTLQMATIMRVERTQMIESLQGEYVRLARAYGVPERTVLRKHAFQPAQLPIITIVGLNLSTAIGGAVLVETVFDINGMGRLFIDAIQSNDYQLVMGITMTLGALFVIGVIITDISYAYIDPRVTYGERN
- a CDS encoding ABC transporter ATP-binding protein; its protein translation is MSSEPLLRVENLKTQFFTEAGTVRAVDGISFEVHEGEIVGLVGESGAGKSVASMSLLRLVEDPGEIVAGEITYKGETIFGLEEGPNGELRERDDVLSNEEIRTRIRGNEIAVIFQDPMESLNPVFTVGGQLREFIELNRGLPEDEAKAEAIDMLREVGIPDPEQRYEEYPHQFSGGMRQRVLIAMALACEPSLIIADEPTTALDVTVEGQILDLVDELQAKYGTSFIWVTHDLGVVAEICDRVNVMYLGEIIEQASVDDLFYDTQHPYTSALLDSMPRPDRTVDELEPIEGVMPEAIDPPSGCRFHPRCPDAREVCKRVHPEPKVVAGDGEPHRAACVKHDVFDVGYEESPPLEGREPTSSGEDTASADSDSGLAANPTADDGGGENRE
- a CDS encoding ABC transporter substrate-binding protein, whose product is MVVNQSTTRRHLLASGAAISASVIAGCIGGGGGGDGKAFRFTQEQSREEQFDPVVSNDAYSFQVIQLVFDGLYEYSEGLELQPKLATGEPTVERDGTRYIFEIVEGATFHNGNEVTAGDVAHSFTAPVEEETENASEYDMIESTEVIDDYQLQVDLGEDPYGPFELATMGVTVVPESARTEDREAFNTNPIGSGPFTFAELQENEYVEIERNDDYWDDLEPNLQRVRFEAHDDNAGRVSDIRSGNTDAIAGVPNEDWSVLENEENVTLHSAESPTFMYMAFNCNEGPTTSPEVRRAIAHSFSMSDFIESNAANVASPMYSPIPPVVNEVWGFPEDEYQELLPSYDPEEAQSLLDEHAPDGFTPTIITPEGIRAQLAERIATRLDEIGYGADVQVLDFATLVDTYTSGSADDYQMYLLGWTGGPDPDYYLYPLFHESQAGTNQGHFYGGSDGFHEAIAEGRNSAGQEERYDIYEPVIREIVEQLPALPAFTQDNTMASRNYVQDLQAHPEVTRNPTLVAEYTNVSME